The sequence CCCTCGCGGAGGAGGGCATCCACCTGGTCCGCTGGAGCGAGCTGACCGACAAGGAGCAGGCGCGGCTCTTCACGCTGTTCCGGCACCAGATCTTCCCGGTCCTCACCCCGCTGGCCGTGGACCCCGCGCACCCGTTCCCGTACATCTCCGGCCTGTCCCTGAACCTGGCCGTCGTCGTACGCAACCCGGTCAGCGGCCACAAGCACTTCGCCCGGGTGAAGGTGCCGCCGCTGCTGTCCCGCTTCCTGGAGGCCGCGCCCGGCCGGTACGTCCCCATCGAGGACGTCATCGCCGCGCACCTGGAGGAGCTGTTCCCGGGCATGGAGGTGGTCGAGCACCACGCCTTCCGCCTGACCAGGAACGAGGACCTGGAGGTCGAGGAGGACGACGCCGAGAACCTGCTCCAGGCCCTGGAGAAGGAACTCATGCGGCGCCGCTTCGGCCCGCCGGTGCGCCTGGAGGTCGAGGAATCGATCGACCGCGAGGTCCTCGACCTGCTCGTGCGCGAGCTGAAGATCTCCGAGGCCGAGGTGTACCCGCTGCCGGGTCCGCTCGACCTCACCGGACTGTTCCGCATCCACGGCCTGGACCGCCCGGAGCTGAAGTACCCGAAGTTCGTCGCGGGCACCCACCGCGACCTGGCCGAGGTCGAGTCCGCCTCCGCGCCCGACATCTTCGCGGCCCTGCGCAGCCGGGACGTCCTGCTGCACCACCCGTACGACTCCTTCTCGACGTCCGTGCAGGCATTCATCGAGCAGGCGGCCGAGGACCCGGACGTCCTCGCGATCAAGCAGACCCTGTACCGGACCTCCGGCGACTCCCCGATCGTCAACGCGCTCATCGACGCCGCCGAGGCCGGCAAGCAGGTCCTCGTCCTGGTCGAGATCAAGGCCCGCTTCGACGAGCACGCCAACATCAAGTGGGCCAAGCGGCTGGAGGAGGCCGGCTGCCATGTCGTGTACGGCCTGGTCGGTCTGAAGACCCACTGCAAGCTGTCCCTGGTGGTCCGCCAGGAGGGCGAGACGCTGCGCCGCTACAGCCATGTCGGCACGGGCAACTACCACCCGAAGACGGCGCGCCTGTACGAGGACCTCGGCCTGCTCACCGCCGACCCGCAGGTCGGCGCCGACCTCTCCGACCTCTTCAACCGCCTGTCCGGCTACTCCCGCCGCGAGACGTACCGCCGCCTCCTGGTCGCCCCCAAGTCCCTGCGGGACGGCCTGATCTCGCGGATCAACAAGGAGGTCCAGCACCACCAGGCGGGCCGCCCGGCCTTCGTCCGCATCAAGGTCAACTCGATGGTCGACGAGGCGATCATCGACGCGCTCTACCGGGCGTCCCAGGCCGACGTGCCGGTCGACATCTGGGTGCGGGGCATCTGCGCGATCCGCCCGGGTGTCCCGGGCATGTCGGAGAACATCCGGGTCCGCTCGATACTCGGCCGCTTCCTCGAACACTCCCGGGTGTTCGCCTTCGGCAACGGCGGCGAGCCCGAGGTGTGGATCGGGAGCGCCGACATGATGCACCGCAACCTCGACCGCCGGATAGAGGCCCTGGTCCGGGTCACCGACCCCGGCCACCGGGCGGCCCTGAACCGGCTGCTCGACACCGGCATGTCCGACAGCACCGCCTCCTGGCACCTCGGCCCCGACGGCGAGTGGACCCGGCACGCGACCGACGCGGACGGACAGCCCCTGCGAAACGTTCAGGAGATGCTCATAGACGCCCGGAGGCGCCGGCGTGGCACAGCAACACCTTGACCCGATGGACCCCACGGCCGAGGCGGTCACCGGGGAGGCTCTCGCCGGCTACCTGCGCGCCCAGGCCACGGAGTTCCTCCGCGCGCTGCGCCTGCACCGGGAGACGGGTGGCGGTCCGGCGGCGAACGGCACGGAGGAGTCC is a genomic window of Streptomyces griseochromogenes containing:
- a CDS encoding RNA degradosome polyphosphate kinase — translated: MSQQDTQAEVQHPQPSVGSIAAHRSHAVAANVSDLEPDIDADLDAYEEAPGEGAPLPLGRFLDRERSWLAFNERVLELAEDPDTPLLERANFLAIFASNLDEFFMVRVAGLKRRIATGVATRSASGLQPREVLEMIWARSRELMARHAACYHEDVAPALAEEGIHLVRWSELTDKEQARLFTLFRHQIFPVLTPLAVDPAHPFPYISGLSLNLAVVVRNPVSGHKHFARVKVPPLLSRFLEAAPGRYVPIEDVIAAHLEELFPGMEVVEHHAFRLTRNEDLEVEEDDAENLLQALEKELMRRRFGPPVRLEVEESIDREVLDLLVRELKISEAEVYPLPGPLDLTGLFRIHGLDRPELKYPKFVAGTHRDLAEVESASAPDIFAALRSRDVLLHHPYDSFSTSVQAFIEQAAEDPDVLAIKQTLYRTSGDSPIVNALIDAAEAGKQVLVLVEIKARFDEHANIKWAKRLEEAGCHVVYGLVGLKTHCKLSLVVRQEGETLRRYSHVGTGNYHPKTARLYEDLGLLTADPQVGADLSDLFNRLSGYSRRETYRRLLVAPKSLRDGLISRINKEVQHHQAGRPAFVRIKVNSMVDEAIIDALYRASQADVPVDIWVRGICAIRPGVPGMSENIRVRSILGRFLEHSRVFAFGNGGEPEVWIGSADMMHRNLDRRIEALVRVTDPGHRAALNRLLDTGMSDSTASWHLGPDGEWTRHATDADGQPLRNVQEMLIDARRRRRGTATP